In the Syngnathus scovelli strain Florida chromosome 16, RoL_Ssco_1.2, whole genome shotgun sequence genome, one interval contains:
- the rpl23 gene encoding large ribosomal subunit protein uL14, protein MSKRGRGGSSGAKFRISLGLPVGAVINCADNTGAKNLYIISVKGIKGRLNRLPAAGVGDMVMATVKKGKPELRKKVHPAVVIRQRKSYRRKDGVFLYFEDNAGVIVNNKGEMKGSAITGPVAKECADLWPRIASNASSIA, encoded by the exons ATGTCGAAGAGAG GACGTGGGGGTTCATCCGGAGCGAAGTTCCGAATCTCGCTGGGTCTTCCAGTGGGTGCAGTTATTAACTGTGCCGACAACACtg GTGCCAAGAACCTGTATATCATATCAGTGAAAGGCATTAAAGGGCGTCTGAACCGTCTGCCTGCCGCTGGTGTGGGTGACATGGTGATGGCAACTGTCAAGAAAGGCAAGCCTGAGCTCAGGAAGAAGG TGCATCCTGCGGTCGTGATCAGGCAGCGGAAGTCCTATCGGCGAAAAGATGGAGTCTTTCTCTACTTTGAAGACAATGCAGGCGTCATTGTAAATAATAAAGGTGAAATGAAAG GTTCTGCCATTACGGGCCCAGTTGCCAAGGAGTGTGCTGATCTTTGGCCCAGGATTGCATCAAATGCTAGCAGCATTGCCTGA
- the timm29 gene encoding mitochondrial import inner membrane translocase subunit Tim29 — protein sequence MAFRLGIRRMFCAVSETSTSRPSTSLWDKLKNSKAGIWGRGLASDYKEACREMVVGIWEHPVKASISITMLGGALTSFFTKPDYSSFEESLLECSNQLGLLSSWIRNGTADGHVQKLLKFRNEGRLCHINMGLLSFIYFTDHTHDSSLYEAQCSSLSVIWREIPRRIMDVGFAGHWWILNSKMTNYDVNEDEFMYLPVHMQRTSPPNAQVVESNERLHRESWLALKLKDEEKELKKTSV from the exons ATGGCGTTCCGATTGGGAATCAGGAGGATGTTTTGTGCTGTAAGCGAAACATCAACCTCTCGTCCCTCAACAAGTCTCTGGGACAAACTGAAAAATAGTAAAGCAG GTATATGGGGACGCGGTCTGGCATCTGACTACAAAGAAGCATGTCGTGAAATGGTGGTTGGCATCTGGGAGCATCCTGTCAAAGCATCAATATCCATAACCATGCTTGGAGGTGCATTAACCAGTTTCTTCACAAAGCCTGATTACTCATCTTTTGAAGAGTCCCTCCTTGAGTGTTCCAATCAGCTGGGTCTGCTGTCATCATGGATCCGCAATGGAACCGCTGATGGCCATGTGCAGAAACTGCTTAAATTTCGCAACGAGGGCCGTCTCTGCCATATCAACATGGGACtactttcttttatttattttactgatCATACACACGACAGCTCTCTGTATGAAGCTCAGTGTTCTAGTTTGTCTGTAATCTGGAGAGAAATCCCCAGACGTATAATGGATGTAGGCTTTGCTGGTCACTGGTGGATCCTGAACTCAAAGATGACAAACTATGATGTTAATGAAGATGAGTTCATGTACCTACCAGTGCATatgcagagaacatcaccacccaaTGCTCAGGTGGTGGAATCAAATGAGCGACTGCACCGAGAGTCTTGGCTTGCGCTGAAATTGAAAGATGAGgagaaagaattaaaaaaaacatctgtgtga
- the LOC125983997 gene encoding serine/threonine-protein phosphatase 4 catalytic subunit B, producing MCVTMGDISDLDRQIEQLRRCELIKENEVKALCAKAREILVEESNVQRVDSPVTVCGDIHGQFYDLKELFRVGGDVPETNYLFMGDFVDRGFYSVETFLLLLALKVRYPDRITLIRGNHESRQITQVYGFYDECLRKYGSVTVWRYCTEIFDYLSLSAIIDGKIFCVHGGLSPSIQTLDQIRTIDRKQEVPHDGPMCDLLWSDPEDTTGWGVSPRGAGYLFGSDVVAQFNAANDIHMICRAHQLVMEGYKWHFNETVLTVWSAPNYCYRCGNVAAILELDEHLQREFIIFEAAPQETRGIPSKKPVADYFL from the exons ATGTGTGTGACAATGGGAGATATCAGCGACTTGGACCGACAGATTGAACAGCTCAGACGGTGTGAACTTATTAAGGAAAACGAAGTGAAAGCCCTTTGTGCTAAAGCCAG AGAGATTCTGGTTGAAGAAAGCAATGTCCAAAGAGTGGACTCTCCTGTAACA GTCTGTGGTGATATACACGGTCAATTCTATGACTTGAAGGAGCTTTTTAGG GTTGGCGGAGATGTTCCAGAGACAAATTACCTCTTCATGGGAGACTTTGTAGACCGAGGCTTTTACAGTGTGGAAACATTCCTTCTTCTTCTAGCTCTTAAG GTGCGTTACCCAGACAGGATAACTTTGATTCGGGGAAACCACGAGTCTCGACAAATCACCCAGGTCTACGGTTTTTATGATGAGTGCCTCAGAAAATATGGCTCTGTCACAGTCTGGAGATACTGCACTGAAATTTTTGACTACCTTTCCCTCTCCGCTATCATTGACGGCAAG ATATTTTGTGTGCATGGTGGGTTATCGCCGTCCATCCAGACATTGGATCAGATCCGGACTATTGACAGAAAACAGGAAGTGCCTCATGATGGGCCCATGTGTGACCTCCTTTGGTCAGACCCGGAAG ACACGACTGGATGGGGTGTGAGTCCTAGAGGTGCTGGCTACCTGTTTGGTAGTGATGTCGTGGCCCAGTTCAATGCTGCCAATGACATTCACATGATTTGCAGAGCACATCAACTGGTCATGGAGGGTTATAAGTGGCACTTTAACGAAACAGTGCTCACTGTGTGGTCGGCACCAAACTACTGCTACAG ATGTGGCAACGTAGCTGCCATTTTGGAGCTGGATGAACATTTACAACGAGAGTTCATCATATTTGAAGCAGCACCACAGGAAACAAGAGGCATTCCATCAAAGAAGCCAGTTGCAGACTATTTTCTCTGA
- the aldh3b1 gene encoding aldehyde dehydrogenase family 3 member B1: MDGKKEIVDRLRLAFRSGITISEDFRYDQLSKLRAMIHDNEEDIVNILHKDFGKPKFEASLSEIDMVINDIDYAIMNLQGWMEPEYVSTNLATKFDNCFVRREPLGVVLIIGAWNYPLQLVLSPMVGAIAAGNCVIIKPSEVSAAADRLIAELIPKYLSQDCYAVVSGGAEETKALLQNRFDHIFYTGSQIVARSILQAASVHLTPVTLELGGKCPCLIYGSVAIEYAARRLIWAKFFNAGQSCVAPDYVLCSKATYDALLPALSESLKDFYGEDPQKSPDLGRIVSQQHWTRLTELLKKSNGTVVIGGESDQQDKYIAPTVVNVAEDDALMKEEIFGPILAILTVESMEKAIDIVNQKEKPLALYVFSDEDLVINTVMEKTTSGGFCSNDGIVHMTLPGLPFGGVGASGWGSYHGRWGFETFSHRRGCMMRGWALEKLNGLRYPPYNDNKLSWLRWTASVKRTCLLM; this comes from the exons ATGGACGGCAAGAAAGAAATTGTGGACCGCTTACGTCTGGCTTTCCGTTCCGGCATTACAATATCTGAGGACTTTCGTTATGATCAGCTTTCCAAGCTAAGGGCCATGATCCATGATAACGAGGAGGATATTGTGAATATATTGCACAAGGATTTTGGCAAG CCCAAATTTGAGGCCAGTCTGTCTGAGATTGATATGGTGATTAATGACATAGACTACGCCATCATGAACCTTCAAGGATGGATGGAGCCAGAGTACGTCAGCACGAATCTT GCCACAAAGTTTGATAATTGTTTTGTACGAAGAGAACCATTAGGAGTGGTGCTTATCATTGGGGCATGGAATTACCCCCTTCAGCTAGTTTTGTCACCCATGGTTGGAGCCATTGCAGCAG GAAATTGTGTGATCATCAAGCCCTCTGAAGTCAGTGCTGCTGCAGACCGGCTGATAGCAGAGCTCATCCCCAAATACCTGTCACAG gACTGTTATGCAGTTGTTAGCGGTGGAGCAGAGGAGACCAAGGCACTTCTGCAAAATCGCTTTGACCACATTTTCTACACAG GTTCTCAAATTGTGGCTCGCAGCATCTTACAGGCAGCCTCAGTTCACTTGACCCCAGTAACATTGGAGCTGGGTGGCAAGTGTCCATGCTTGATTTATGGATCAGTGGCTATTGAATATGCTGCACGCCGCTTAATATGGGCCAAGTTCTTCAATGCAGGACAGAGCTGTGTTGCACCAGACTATGTATTGTGCTCCAAGGCCACATACGATGCTCTTCTTCCTGCCTTGTCTGAGAGCCTGAAAGATTTCTATGGCGAGGATCCTCAGAAATCTCCAGATTTGGGCCGTATTGTGTCACAGCAACACTGGACTCGTCTGACAGAACTCCTGAAGAAGTCCAACGGGACGGTTGTCATCGGAGGTGAAAGTGACCAACAGGACAAATACATTG CTCCGACAGTGGTTAATGTAGCTGAAGATGACGCACTCATGAAAGAGGAGATCTTTGGCCCAATTCTTGCTATTCTAACTGTCGAGTCCATGGAAAAAGCCATTGACATTGTCAATCAGAAGGAGAAGCCATTGGCCCTCTACGTTTTCTCTGACGAAGACTTA GTCATAAACACAGTGATGGAGAAAACAACCAGTGGAGGATTTTGCTCAAATGACGGGATTGTGCACATGACACTACCGGGACTACCATTTGGAGGTGTAG GGGCCAGCGGCTGGGGCTCTTACCATGGTCGCTGGGGCTTTGAGACCTTTAGCCACCGACGAGGTTGCATGATGCGTGGTTGGGCTTTGGAAAAACTGAATGGCCTACGCTACCCACCCTACAATGATAATAAATTGAGCTGGCTGCGCTGGACTGCCTCAGTTAAGAGAACTTGCTTACTCATGTGA
- the engase gene encoding cytosolic endo-beta-N-acetylglucosaminidase, producing the protein MEGCLHQPVDSHDSHEVINFLPSPLPVKHYDADTTEPISCSLQTLNELLSWKQNEANPFNVAVVPLAGREPALPNCLRRTLVSHDMMGGYLEDRFVQGAAVDAPYAFYHWQYIDIFNYFTHNMVTIPPAVWTNAAHKHGVVVLGTFITEWTEGAATCEAFLQEDLYREVADKLVEISSYYGFDGWLINIENTLSDVAVKKTPLFLRYLTNQIHEKVPGSMVLWYDSVLENGDLKWQNELNKLNRVFFDSCDGFFTNYNWTVENLEWMTNYSQTIGRQADIYVGIDVFARGKVIGGMFETHKALEVIRKYNFSAAIFAPGWVYETQNKTEFRHLQDRFWSLLKNHLYIHRLAVTLPFVSSFCQGFGNSVFWKGKCETKKNWFNLTAQEIQPLYYQDQLEGHGWIRSRGCPEDAWNGGCSLLLDGLIPATHTSPVCAKILSLHVPLFDTLFCIVYKSSSQVAVSLELKITDAGLSSDEHNQDRKITSAYPVLLHEEHELIQQFPHLRDNWTNTGWNVRYYKLDLQGCILRGVCVNIQLVGESLDTNFSCRMGEIMFLDIDSLLEAPEIVQDVSISDIVWLRGAGAPPNSDSCCLYLNATLQWSYPMELVRHFNVYWRQLKGPNPRVFAGEMVLVGRAYSKLYRVTELQVFEPPGQLELLVEPVTRKGMPLPMNCWGRRTVSYTEIECEHG; encoded by the exons ATGGAGGGTTGTTTGCATCAGCCAGTGGACTCCCATGACAGTCATGAAGTCATCAATTTTTTGCCATCTCCACTACCAG TGAAACATTATGATGCGGACACAACTGAACCTATTAGCTGTAGTCTTCAGACTTTGAATGAGctgttgtcatggaaacaaaATGAGGCAAACCCCTTCAACGTGGCAGTAGTCCCACTAGCAGGGCGAGAACCTGCACTGCCTAATTGCTTACGTCGGACTTTGGTATCTCATGACATGATGGGTGGATACCTAGAAGACAG GTTTGTTCAAGGTGCAGCTGTAGATGCTCCCTATGCTTTCTACCACTGGCAGTACAttgatatttttaattattttacacACAACATGGTGACCATTCCTCCTGCAGTCTGGACTAATGCCGCACATAAACATGGAGTTGTTGTTCTTG GGACTTTCATCACAGAATGGACTGAGGGAGCAGCGACATGTGAGGCCTTCCTTCAAGAAGATCTTTATCGTGAAGTCGCTGATAAGCTGGTTGAAATCAGCTCTTATTATGGATTTGATGGATGGCTCATAAATATAGAGAACACACTCAGT GATGTTGCAGTGAAGAAAACCCCTTTGTTTTTGCGCTATCTCACAAATCAGATTCATGAAAAAGTGCCAGGCAGCATGGTTCTTTGGTATGACAGCGTACTTGAGAATGGAGACCTAAAATGGCAGAATGAATTAAACAAATTAAACAG GGTATTTTTTGATTCATGTGATGGTTTCTTCACTAACTACAACTGGACAGTAGAAAACCTCGAGTGGATGACAAATTACAGTCAAACAATTGGACGTCAGGCTGACATCTATGTGGGGATTGATGTTTTTGCCCGTGGAAAAGTGATCGGAGGGATGTTTGAAACCCATAAG GCACTGGAAGTCATCCGAAAGTACAACTTTTCAGCTGCTATCTTTGCTCCTGGTTGGGTGTATGAGACCCAAAACAAGACAGAGTTTCGCCATCTTCAAGATAG ATTCTGGTCTCTTCTGAAAAACCACCTGTACATTCATCGTCTAGCCGTGACGCTCCCCTTCGTTTCTTCCTTCTGTCAAGGCTTTGGAAATTCTGTCTTTTGGAAAGGAAAG TGTGAAACAAAGAAGAATTGGTTCAATTTGACTGCTCAGGAAATCCAGCCATTGTACTACCAAGACCAACTAGAAGGTCATGGCTGGATAAGGAGCCGTGGTTGCCCAGAGGATGCCTGGAATGGAGGATGCTCACTACTCCTAGATGGTCTCATCCCTGCCACACATACTTCTCCAGTTTGTGCCAA GATCCTCTCCCTCCATGTACCTCTATTCGACACCCTTTTCTGCATTGTATACAAGTCATCTTCTCAAGTTGCAGTTTCGCTGGAGCTCAAGATAACTGATGCTGGTCTTAGTTCAGATGAACATAACCAGGATAGAAAAA TCACAAGTGCATATCCAGTTCTACTCCATGAAGAACACGAGTTAATTCAGCAGTTTCCTCATCTTCGTGACAATTGGACGAATACAGGTTGGAATGTCAG GTATTATAAGTTGGACCTACAAGGCTGTATTCTTCGAGGAGTCTGTGTAAATATCCAGCTGGTTGGAGAGTCTTTGGACACAAATTTCAGCTGCAGAATGGGAGAAATAATG TTCCTAGATATAGACAGTCTACTCGAGGCCCCTGAAATAGTTCAAGATGTTTCTATTTCTGACATTGTGTGGCTGCGTGGTGCTGGTGCACCTCCCAATTCCGATTCGTGCTGTTTGTATCTCAATGCAACGCTGCAATGGAGCTACCCAATGGAGCTTGTACGGCACTTCAATGTGTACTGGCGTCAGCTGAAAGGTCCAAATCCCAGAGTCTTTGCAGGTGAGATGGTTCTGGTGGGTCGGGCATATTCAAAACTTTATCGGGTAACTGAACTCCAAGTGTTTGAGCCCCCTGGCCAGCTGGAACTTCTGGTAGAGCCAGTAACTCGGAAGGGAATGCCACTCCCAATGAACTGTTGGGGAAGAAGAACTGTCAGCTACACAGAGATTGAATGTGAACATGGATAA